In the genome of Oxyura jamaicensis isolate SHBP4307 breed ruddy duck chromosome 13, BPBGC_Ojam_1.0, whole genome shotgun sequence, one region contains:
- the JAKMIP2 gene encoding janus kinase and microtubule-interacting protein 2 translates to MSKKGRSKGEKPEALILALQAANEELRTKLTDIQIELHQEKSKVAKLEREKTQETKRIREVEQRKQTVQITELKAKLHEEKMKELQAVRENLIKQHEQEMTRMVKVRDSEIQRLKSALCALRDGSSDKVRTALAIEAREEARKQFDSERLKLLQEITELKSAKKQVDEALNNMIQADKIKAGDLRSEHQSHQEAISKIKWESERDIRRLMDEIKAKDRIIFSLEKELETQTGYVQKLQLQKEALDEQLFLVKEAECNMSSPKREIPGRAGDGSEHCSSPDLRRNQKRIAELNATIRKLEDRNTLLVDERNELLKRVREAEKQCKPLLEKNKCLTKRNDELMQSLQRMEDKLKAVTKENIEMREKMTSHPPLKKLKSLNDLDQANEEQETEFLKLQVIEQQNIIDELTRDREKLIRRRKNKRSSKPIKRHVVDTVFGYDDDSMDSETSSVASYRTDRTPATPDDDLDESLAAEESELRFRQLTKEYQALQRAYALLQEQTGGIIDAEREAKAQEQLQAEVQRYKAKIEDLEKTLAQKGQDSHWVEDKQLFIKRNQELLDKIEKLEAENSRLQQELQDARDQNELLEFRNLELEERERRSPPFNLQIHPFSDGVSALQIYCMKEGVKDVSIPDLIKQLDILGDNGNLRNEEQVAIIQASTVLSLAEKWIQQIEGAEAALHQKMMELESDMEQFCKIKGYLEEELDYRKQALDQAYMRIQELEATLYNALQQETVIKFGELLTEKQQEELRTAVEKLRRQMLRKSREYDCQILQERMELLQQAHQRIRDLEDKTDIQKRQIKDLEEKFLFLFLFFSLAFILWP, encoded by the exons GTTGCTAAACTAGAAAGAGAGAAGACTCAAGAAACTAAACGTATCCGTGAAGTGGAGCAGCGCAAGCAGACTGTGCAGATCACGGAGCTAAAAGCCAaacttcatgaagaaaaaatgaaggagctgcaggcgGTGAGGGAGAACCTCATCAAACAGCACGAGCAGGAGATGACACGAATGGTAAAAGTCCGAGACAGTGAAATCCAGCGCCTCAAGTCAGCGTTGTGTGCACTGCGGGATGGGAGCAGTGATAAAGTAAGGACAGCGCTGGCTATTGAGGCACGTGAAGAGGCCAGAAAACAGTTTGACTCTGAGCGCCTTAAGCTTCTGCAGGAAATTACTGAACTGAAGTCTGCAAAAAAGCAGGTAGATGAGGCCCTTAACAATATGATCCAAGCTGACAAGATCAAGGCGGGTGATCTTCGGAGTGAGCATCAGTCCCACCAGGAAGCCATTTCTAAGATCAAATGGGAGAGTGAGAGGGATATTCGCCGCTTG ATGGACGAGATCAAGGCTAAAGACAGGATCATATTTTCCTTGGAGAAAGAACTGGAGACACAGACAGGCTATGTGCAGAAGCTGCAGCTACAGAAGGAAGCTCTGGATGAACAGCTCTTCTTGGTGAAGGAGGCAGAGTGTAACATGAGCAGTCCCAAGAGAGAGATACCAGGAAGGGCTGGAGATGGTTCAGAGCATTGCAGCAGCCCT GACTTGCGCAGAAACCAGAAGAGGATAGCAGAGTTGAATGCCACGATTCGGAAGCTGGAAGACAGGAACACATTGCTCGTTGATGAACGAAATGAATTG TTGAAGCGTGTCcgagaagctgaaaaacaatGTAAACCTCTCCTGGAAAAGAACAAGTGCCTCACGAAGAGAAATGATGAACTGATGCAATCTTTGCAGCGCATGGAAGATAAACTCAAAGCAGTCactaaagaaaatatagaaatg agagaaaaaatgacatCACATCCTCctctaaagaaattaaaatctctcAATGACCTTGATCAGGCTAATGAGGAAcaagaaactgaatttttaaagcttcaggTCATAGAACAACAGAACATAATTGATGAGTTAACAAGG GACAGGGAAAAACTCATTCGTCgcagaaagaataaaaggagTTCAAAGCCAATTaag aGACATGTGGTGGATACAGTTTTTGGGTACGATGATGATTCCATGGACTCTGAAACATCCTCTGTGGCCTCATATAGAACAGACAGAACACCAGCAACCCCAGatgatgatctggatgag aGTTTAGCTGCAGAAGAATCAGAGCTGCGGTTTCGACAGCTGACAAAGGAGTATCAGGCCCTGCAGAGAGCTTATGCACTACTGCAGGAGCAAACAGGAGGCATTATAGATGCTGAAAGAGAAGCCAAG GCTCAAGAGCAGCTCCAAGCTGAAGTACAGAGATATAAAGCCAAAATAGAAGATCTGGAGAAAACTTTAGCACAGAAAGGGCAG GACTCTCACTGGGTGGAAGACAAACAACTTTTTATTAAGAGGAACCAAGAGCTTTTAGACAAG ATAGAgaaactggaagcagaaaacagcCGTCTGCAACAGGAGCTGCAGGATGCTCGGGACCAGAATGAACTGCTGGAGTTCCGCAACCTTGAACTGGAG GAAAGAGAGAGACGGTCTCCACCATTTAATCTCCAGATTCACCCATTTTCAGACGGTGTGAGCGCTCTACAGATCTACTGCATGAAGGAAGGGGTTAAG gatGTCAGCATACCAGACCTCATAAAGCAGTTGGATATCCTAGGTGATAACGGG aatttaagaaatgaagaacaagTGGCCATAATTCAGGCTTCCACTGTTTTGTCCTTGGCAGAAAAG TGGATCCAGCAGATTGAGGGAGCTGAAGCTGCTCTGCACCAGAAGATGATGGAACTGGAAAGTGATATG GAgcaattttgcaaaataaaaggttaTTTGGAAGAAGAACTAGACTACAGGAAGCAAGCTCTTGACCAAGCATACATG AGGATCCAGGAGCTTGAAGCCACCTTATACAATGCTTTGCAGCAAGAAACTGTAATAAAGTTTGGGGAACTGctgactgaaaaacagcaggaagagctTAGGACAGCAGTAGAAAAACTAAGACGTCAGATgctgaggaaaagcagagaatatGATTGCCAGATTCTTCAAGAGAGGatggagctgctccagcaggctcaTCAG AGGATCCGAGATTTAGAAGATAAAACTGACATCCAAAAGAGACAAATTAAGGATCTGGAGGAAAAG